A window from Pseudomonas sp. MRSN 12121 encodes these proteins:
- a CDS encoding glycogen/starch/alpha-glucan phosphorylase: MTEELQVRDAEVAAFRDAVLNKLTYAVGKDPDHAFDHDWFEAIALAARDHMVEHWMDHTRQIYRKGQKRVYYLSLEFLIGRLLLDSLSNLGLLDVARDALGELGVDLERIRQLEPDAALGNGGLGRLAACFMESMSTLGIAGHGYGIRYEHGLFRQAIVDGWQQEQTEHWLDFGNPWEFERPEVIYPIGFGGSVETVTDEAGHARQVWWPAETVRAVAYDTPVVGWRGASVNTLRLWRARAMEELHLERFNAGDHLGAVAEVARAESISRVLYPADSTEAGQELRLRQEYFFVSASLQDLLRRHKNMHDSVLSLGEHAAIQLNDTHPSIAVAELMRQLVDLHGIAWEAAWQITVETLAYTNHTLLPEALETWPVGLMERMLPRHMQIIYLINAQHIDSLRAKGIHDFDVLRAVSLIEEDNGRRVRMGNLAFLGSHSVNGVSGLHTQLMRSTVFSELHKLYPERINNKTNGITFRRWLYQANPQLTHMLVEAVGPQVLDNPEELLQGLEPFADKPAFRKQFAEQRLHSKRALAAIIHERLGIAINPAALFDVQVKRIHEYKRQLLNLLHTVALYQAIRAEPETDWVPRVKIFAGKAAASYHQAKLIIKLSNDIARTVNNDPTVRGLLKVVFLPNYNVSLAESIIPAADLSEQISTAGFEASGTSNMKFGLNGALTIGTLDGANVEMCERVGAEHMFIFGLSAQQVESRKRNGEFSAAPDIAASHRLNDVLQAIRGGVFSPDDPARYTGLVDALIDYDRFHVCADFDSYWSAQLHVEERWRDPNQWWRSAVLNSARMGWFSSDRTIREYAVEIWKALE, from the coding sequence ATGACTGAGGAACTGCAGGTTCGTGACGCTGAGGTGGCCGCTTTTCGCGACGCCGTGTTGAACAAACTCACCTATGCGGTGGGCAAGGACCCGGATCATGCCTTCGACCATGACTGGTTCGAGGCCATCGCCCTGGCGGCGCGCGATCACATGGTCGAACACTGGATGGACCACACGCGGCAGATCTACCGCAAGGGCCAGAAACGTGTCTATTACCTTTCCCTGGAATTTCTCATCGGCCGCTTGCTGCTCGACAGCCTGAGCAACCTCGGCCTGCTGGACGTGGCGCGCGATGCCCTGGGCGAGCTGGGCGTCGACCTGGAGCGCATCCGCCAGCTGGAGCCGGATGCTGCGCTGGGCAACGGCGGCCTCGGGCGCCTGGCGGCCTGTTTCATGGAGAGCATGTCGACCCTGGGCATCGCTGGCCACGGCTATGGCATCCGGTATGAGCATGGCCTGTTCCGCCAGGCCATCGTCGACGGCTGGCAGCAGGAGCAGACCGAACACTGGCTGGATTTCGGCAACCCCTGGGAGTTCGAGCGGCCCGAGGTGATTTACCCGATCGGCTTCGGCGGCAGCGTCGAGACCGTCACCGACGAGGCCGGCCATGCCCGGCAGGTCTGGTGGCCGGCGGAGACCGTGCGTGCGGTGGCTTACGACACCCCTGTGGTCGGCTGGCGGGGCGCCAGCGTCAATACCTTGCGCCTGTGGCGGGCGCGGGCCATGGAAGAGCTGCACCTGGAGCGCTTCAACGCGGGCGATCACCTGGGCGCGGTGGCCGAAGTAGCCCGCGCCGAAAGCATCTCGCGGGTGCTCTACCCGGCGGACAGCACCGAAGCCGGGCAGGAACTGCGGCTGCGCCAGGAATATTTCTTCGTTTCGGCCTCGCTGCAGGACCTGCTGCGCCGGCACAAGAACATGCACGACTCGGTGCTCAGCCTCGGCGAGCACGCGGCGATCCAGCTCAACGATACCCACCCGTCGATCGCCGTGGCCGAGCTGATGCGCCAGCTCGTGGACTTGCACGGTATCGCCTGGGAAGCCGCCTGGCAGATCACCGTCGAGACCCTGGCCTACACCAACCACACGCTGCTGCCCGAAGCCCTGGAAACCTGGCCGGTGGGCCTGATGGAACGCATGCTGCCGCGGCACATGCAGATCATCTACCTGATCAACGCCCAGCACATCGATTCGCTGCGGGCCAAGGGCATCCATGACTTCGACGTGCTGCGCGCGGTGTCGCTGATTGAGGAAGACAACGGGCGCCGCGTGCGCATGGGCAACCTGGCGTTTCTCGGCTCCCACAGTGTCAACGGCGTGTCCGGCCTGCACACCCAGCTGATGCGTAGCACGGTGTTCTCCGAGCTGCACAAGCTCTACCCGGAGCGGATCAACAACAAGACCAACGGCATTACCTTTCGCCGCTGGCTGTACCAGGCCAACCCCCAGCTGACGCATATGCTGGTCGAAGCGGTGGGGCCGCAGGTGCTGGATAACCCCGAGGAGCTGTTGCAGGGGCTCGAGCCCTTCGCCGACAAGCCGGCCTTTCGCAAGCAGTTCGCCGAGCAGCGCCTGCACAGCAAGCGCGCGCTGGCGGCGATCATCCACGAGCGGCTGGGTATCGCGATCAACCCGGCGGCCCTGTTCGATGTGCAGGTCAAGAGGATCCACGAATACAAGCGCCAGTTGCTCAACCTGCTGCACACCGTGGCGCTGTACCAGGCGATCCGCGCCGAGCCGGAAACCGACTGGGTGCCACGGGTGAAGATCTTCGCCGGCAAGGCCGCGGCCAGCTATCACCAGGCCAAGCTGATCATCAAGCTGAGCAACGACATCGCCCGCACGGTGAACAACGACCCGACCGTGCGTGGCCTGCTCAAGGTGGTGTTCCTGCCCAACTACAACGTCAGCCTGGCGGAAAGCATCATCCCGGCGGCGGACCTGTCGGAGCAGATTTCCACCGCCGGTTTCGAGGCGTCGGGCACCAGCAACATGAAGTTCGGCCTCAACGGCGCCCTGACCATCGGCACCCTGGACGGGGCCAACGTCGAGATGTGCGAGCGGGTCGGCGCCGAACACATGTTCATCTTCGGCCTCAGCGCCCAGCAGGTGGAGTCGCGCAAGCGTAACGGCGAGTTCAGCGCGGCGCCGGACATCGCCGCCTCGCACCGGCTCAACGATGTGCTTCAAGCGATCCGCGGCGGGGTGTTCTCGCCGGACGACCCGGCGCGCTACACCGGGCTGGTGGATGCGCTGATCGACTATGACCGCTTCCACGTGTGCGCCGATTTCGATTCCTACTGGAGCGCCCAGTTGCACGTCGAAGAGCGCTGGCGCGACCCAAATCAATGGTGGCGCTCGGCGGTGCTCAACAGTGCGCGCATGGGCTGGTTCTCTTCGGACCGGACCATCCGCGAGTATGCCGTGGAGATCTGGAAGGCGCTGGAATAG
- a CDS encoding DUF924 family protein, protein MAAPWQPLLDWWFGFAERPADVVADKGKLWFGKRDSQDLEARERFGDLVEQALAGGLSEWAQRPQGWLALVLLLDQLPRMLYRETPKSFAGDLRAQALVAQGIAADFDRQLLPLQRSFIYLVFEHCENLAVQNEAISRFAALHDEQPAQDRPVFADHLDYAERHQKIIARFGRFPHRNRILGRESTPEELAFLREPGSSF, encoded by the coding sequence ATGGCCGCGCCCTGGCAGCCCCTGCTCGACTGGTGGTTCGGTTTCGCCGAGCGGCCCGCCGACGTCGTGGCTGACAAGGGCAAGCTGTGGTTCGGCAAGCGCGACAGCCAGGACCTCGAGGCGCGCGAGCGTTTCGGGGACCTGGTGGAACAGGCGCTGGCGGGTGGCTTGAGCGAGTGGGCGCAACGCCCGCAGGGCTGGCTGGCCCTGGTGCTGTTGCTCGACCAGTTGCCGCGCATGCTCTATCGCGAAACCCCGAAAAGCTTCGCCGGCGACTTGCGGGCCCAGGCCCTGGTAGCCCAGGGCATCGCCGCGGACTTCGACCGGCAACTGTTGCCGTTGCAGCGCAGCTTTATCTACCTGGTGTTCGAGCATTGCGAGAATCTGGCGGTGCAGAACGAAGCGATTTCCCGCTTTGCCGCGTTGCACGATGAACAACCGGCGCAAGACCGGCCGGTGTTCGCCGATCATCTGGACTACGCCGAACGGCACCAGAAAATCATTGCCCGCTTCGGGCGCTTCCCCCACCGCAACCGGATCCTCGGGCGCGAATCGACGCCGGAAGAGCTGGCGTTCTTGCGTGAGCCGGGTTCCAGCTTTTAA
- a CDS encoding class 1 fructose-bisphosphatase yields MSRVTLSRYLIEQTRSNNTPADLRFLIEVVARACKEISHAVSKGALGGVLGSMGTENVQGEVQKKLDVLSNEILLEANEWGGHLAGMASEEMDNAYQIPGKYPKGAYLLVFDPLDGSSNIDINAPVGTIFSVLRCPNEYLSQNEALNEKAFLQPGTQQVAAGYAIYGPQTMLVLTLGDGVKGFTLDREMGSFVLTHENLTIPESTQEFAINMSNQRHWEAPVGRYVGELMAGEEGPLKKNFNMRWVAAMVADVHRILTRGGVFMYPRDSREPSKPGKLRLMYEANPMSFLVEQAGGAATDGHQRILDIQPEGLHQRVAVFLGSKEEVARVTAYHKE; encoded by the coding sequence ATGTCCCGCGTTACCCTGAGTCGCTATTTGATTGAGCAGACCCGCAGCAACAACACTCCTGCCGATCTGCGCTTCCTGATCGAAGTGGTGGCGCGTGCCTGCAAGGAAATCAGCCACGCCGTATCCAAGGGCGCCCTGGGTGGCGTTCTGGGCAGCATGGGCACTGAAAACGTCCAGGGCGAAGTGCAGAAGAAGCTCGATGTGCTCTCCAACGAGATCCTGCTCGAAGCCAACGAATGGGGCGGCCACCTGGCCGGCATGGCGTCCGAGGAAATGGACAATGCCTACCAGATCCCGGGCAAATACCCGAAAGGCGCCTACCTGCTGGTATTCGACCCGCTGGACGGCTCGTCGAACATCGATATCAACGCGCCGGTCGGCACCATCTTCTCCGTGCTGCGTTGCCCGAACGAATACCTGAGCCAGAACGAAGCCTTGAACGAAAAGGCCTTCCTGCAGCCAGGCACCCAGCAGGTCGCCGCCGGCTACGCCATCTACGGCCCGCAGACCATGCTGGTGCTGACCCTGGGCGACGGCGTCAAGGGCTTCACCCTGGATCGCGAGATGGGCAGCTTCGTACTGACCCACGAGAACCTGACCATTCCTGAGAGCACCCAGGAGTTCGCCATCAACATGTCCAACCAGCGCCACTGGGAAGCCCCGGTCGGGCGCTACGTGGGCGAGCTGATGGCCGGCGAGGAAGGCCCGCTGAAGAAGAACTTCAACATGCGCTGGGTCGCCGCGATGGTGGCCGACGTGCACCGCATCCTGACCCGTGGCGGCGTGTTCATGTACCCGCGCGACAGCCGCGAGCCGTCGAAGCCGGGCAAGCTGCGCCTGATGTACGAAGCCAACCCGATGTCTTTCCTGGTCGAACAGGCGGGCGGCGCCGCGACCGATGGTCACCAGCGCATTCTCGACATCCAGCCCGAAGGCCTGCACCAGCGCGTAGCGGTGTTCCTCGGCTCGAAGGAAGAAGTGGCCCGCGTGACGGCCTACCACAAGGAATAA
- a CDS encoding YkgJ family cysteine cluster protein, translating into MKSNLIAAAEIDRLDTWAKYSAPMCGSCMSSCCTLPVEVKIKDLIRIGIVDEFERGEPAKNIAKRLQKEGIVERYNQKSEIFTLQRMSNNDCLYLDRKSRLCTIYDKRPDTCRNHPKIGPRPGYCAYKPKPLERPTNTSSRTLERF; encoded by the coding sequence ATGAAGTCCAACCTGATCGCCGCCGCGGAAATCGACCGACTCGATACCTGGGCCAAATATTCCGCGCCCATGTGCGGCTCCTGCATGTCCAGCTGCTGCACCCTGCCGGTGGAGGTCAAGATCAAGGACCTGATCCGCATCGGCATCGTCGACGAGTTCGAGCGTGGCGAGCCGGCGAAGAACATCGCCAAGCGCCTGCAAAAGGAAGGCATAGTCGAGCGCTACAACCAGAAGTCCGAAATCTTCACCCTGCAGCGCATGAGCAACAACGACTGCCTGTATCTGGATCGTAAGAGCCGCCTGTGCACCATTTATGACAAGCGCCCGGACACCTGTCGCAACCACCCGAAGATCGGCCCGCGCCCGGGTTATTGCGCCTACAAGCCCAAGCCGCTGGAACGCCCGACCAACACCAGCAGCCGGACCCTGGAACGCTTCTGA